Proteins from one Oscillatoria nigro-viridis PCC 7112 genomic window:
- a CDS encoding single-stranded-DNA-specific exonuclease RecJ: MTELLQNLPNQPLSQPPAWLIQAVRNHAPELPGNYAAALLWYRGIQNPEQIPGFLNPKLYQPASPFEFGLEMNWAIERIQQARNSGEKVAIWGDFDADGITSTSVLWDGLGEFFTQNDQLIYYIPNRLTESHGLNIPGIDALAKSGISLIITCDTGSTNIAEIEYATSLNIDTIVTDHHTLPDDRPPATAIINPRYFPPNHQLFNLSGVGVAYKLVEALYHTLPNIPQRPIADLLELVAIGLIADLVQLTGDSRYLAQIGIQQLQKQIANPTRPGVAKLLELCKRSGDRPTDISFGLGPRINAVSRIQGDASFCVELLTSRDKKRCDELANLTEIANTRRKSLQKDVAKDAAHKLAKLDLSTTSVIVLSDPQWPVGVLGLVAGQIAQEYGRPVILFSTEGSEEINENSPETEFTSFFDSQSPTLSLSKIARGSARSANQIDLYQLVKDQAHLLHRFGGHPFAAGLSLPVENIPLFTDAVNQQLRQQYSTDSLTATPVQADLKITVSELGKDLFQELKLLEPCGMGNPAPKLLIENCWFDNLWNQKIKDLKGQKVEYIKTEFTIRDESSDTGFPGIWWGHNQNEVPQGRCDVTVELDFNTYKSRYEVRLVAVRERTEENQINSQTKIDWIVDWRNTNNDEELLAASTNLESPRPIDNLVYNSEKVDRENSIVLKECPASWDELRIWFRQAQHTQKKLAIAYTLPPLVPPQQICQQLIGIAKYLSRTNKPVTRQQLRQKLGISDTSLQLGFKTLTYLGFKINYRDRAFHITRQPETAQQEDAPDRIPQPLLDSKSLQFSVPNSPIAARLAGQFLAAVSEEQFRRKYFCEVPLSTIQSIARETVFQEDSTENPF; this comes from the coding sequence ATGACAGAACTACTTCAAAATTTGCCAAATCAACCCCTATCTCAGCCCCCAGCTTGGCTAATTCAAGCTGTCAGGAACCACGCACCCGAACTCCCCGGAAACTATGCCGCCGCACTTCTGTGGTATAGAGGAATTCAAAACCCCGAACAAATACCCGGTTTCTTAAATCCCAAACTTTACCAACCAGCAAGTCCCTTTGAATTCGGACTAGAAATGAATTGGGCAATAGAAAGAATTCAGCAAGCAAGAAATAGCGGAGAAAAAGTCGCAATTTGGGGAGACTTCGACGCCGACGGCATTACCTCAACTTCCGTACTTTGGGATGGACTGGGAGAATTTTTTACTCAAAACGACCAACTAATTTATTACATTCCCAACCGCTTAACCGAATCTCACGGACTCAATATCCCGGGAATAGATGCCTTAGCCAAATCTGGAATTAGCTTAATTATTACCTGCGATACCGGCAGTACAAACATCGCCGAAATCGAATATGCAACTAGCTTAAACATCGATACAATTGTCACCGACCATCATACATTACCGGACGATCGCCCCCCAGCTACAGCTATTATCAATCCCCGCTACTTTCCCCCAAACCACCAACTATTTAACCTTTCAGGAGTGGGAGTAGCTTACAAATTAGTTGAAGCATTATATCACACATTACCCAATATTCCGCAGCGCCCGATCGCAGATTTATTAGAATTAGTAGCGATCGGCTTAATTGCCGATTTAGTCCAACTTACAGGAGACAGCCGCTACCTAGCACAAATCGGCATCCAACAACTGCAAAAACAAATCGCAAATCCCACCCGCCCGGGAGTTGCAAAATTGCTCGAACTGTGCAAAAGATCGGGCGATCGCCCAACCGACATTTCCTTCGGCCTCGGCCCCCGAATCAACGCCGTCAGCCGCATTCAAGGCGACGCCAGCTTCTGCGTAGAACTCCTCACCAGCCGCGACAAAAAACGCTGCGATGAACTAGCAAATTTAACCGAAATTGCCAACACTAGGCGCAAATCTTTACAAAAAGATGTTGCTAAAGATGCCGCCCACAAATTAGCCAAACTCGACCTCTCAACTACTAGCGTCATCGTCCTCAGCGACCCCCAATGGCCCGTAGGAGTATTAGGATTAGTAGCGGGACAAATCGCCCAAGAATACGGCCGCCCCGTGATTTTATTCAGCACAGAAGGAAGCGAAGAAATTAACGAAAATTCCCCGGAAACGGAATTTACCTCTTTCTTCGATTCACAATCACCAACACTTTCCCTATCTAAAATTGCCAGGGGTTCCGCCCGTTCCGCCAATCAAATCGACCTTTACCAATTAGTCAAAGACCAAGCGCATTTATTGCACAGATTTGGCGGTCATCCCTTCGCTGCCGGATTGAGTCTCCCCGTTGAAAATATCCCCCTATTTACCGATGCAGTAAATCAGCAACTGCGGCAACAATACAGTACAGATAGTTTAACAGCCACCCCCGTTCAAGCCGACCTAAAAATTACTGTCTCCGAATTAGGCAAAGACTTATTTCAAGAACTAAAATTGCTCGAACCGTGCGGCATGGGCAACCCCGCACCAAAATTGCTGATTGAAAACTGCTGGTTTGACAATCTCTGGAATCAAAAAATCAAGGATTTGAAAGGGCAAAAAGTAGAATATATCAAAACAGAATTTACAATTAGGGACGAATCTAGCGATACGGGATTTCCCGGCATTTGGTGGGGACACAATCAAAATGAAGTTCCCCAAGGCCGCTGCGATGTCACCGTTGAACTCGATTTTAATACTTACAAATCGCGGTATGAAGTGCGCCTCGTAGCAGTGCGGGAACGCACGGAAGAAAACCAAATCAATTCCCAGACTAAAATAGATTGGATCGTAGACTGGCGCAATACAAATAACGATGAAGAGTTGTTAGCAGCCAGCACAAACTTAGAATCTCCAAGACCGATCGACAATCTAGTTTACAATTCCGAAAAGGTCGATCGCGAAAACTCGATCGTCCTCAAAGAATGCCCCGCAAGCTGGGACGAACTGCGGATCTGGTTTCGGCAAGCACAGCACACTCAGAAAAAACTGGCGATCGCCTACACATTACCCCCACTCGTACCCCCACAGCAAATCTGCCAACAGCTAATCGGCATCGCCAAATACCTCAGCCGCACCAACAAACCCGTCACCAGACAGCAACTCCGCCAAAAACTCGGCATCAGCGACACATCCCTGCAACTGGGGTTTAAAACCCTAACATATCTCGGTTTTAAAATCAATTATCGCGATCGAGCTTTCCACATCACGAGACAACCCGAAACCGCACAGCAGGAAGACGCGCCCGATCGAATCCCCCAACCCTTATTAGATAGCAAATCCCTTCAATTCTCAGTGCCAAATTCCCCCATCGCCGCCCGTTTGGCAGGGCAATTCCTAGCAGCAGTCTCCGAAGAACAATTCCGGCGGAAATATTTCTGTGAAGTACCTCTGTCAACCATTCAATCGATCGCCCGAGAGACCGTTTTCCAAGAAGATTCTACAGAAAATCCCTTCTAA
- a CDS encoding protein kinase domain-containing protein — protein MLLTLLDPEKQTPLQQWSFESESIVRIGRSPENHVVIPNALVSRQHLELQRVNSGSSSQWYLVNSGTNGTLVNGILMSQGWISDGALIQLARGGPILHFQVITIELGGKIKANPSVNVAAPRCSHAGNPPGNLFCIHCGEPIKVERTVRHYQVLRTLGQGGMGTTTLAWDRDKAKAQQPGSSPAASLVVLKEMNADMAQIVKAQELFEREAKTLKALHHPGIPQFFDFFVEGGKKYLVMEMLHGEDLEKRIYNRGPVAPQQAIEWMIQTCEVLDYIHSQKPPIVHRDIKPANLLVRHRDNRITVLDFGAVKEIGTPPGTRIGVEGYTAPEQDRGQPLPQSDLYAIGPTLIFLLTAQSPQNFYGKIPGGYGFKLENIPTIAPKLRETILRTTAAKPGDRFQTAQQLARSLAASL, from the coding sequence ATGCTGCTGACTCTTTTAGATCCAGAAAAACAGACCCCCCTGCAACAGTGGAGTTTCGAGAGCGAATCCATTGTTCGCATCGGCCGCTCTCCAGAAAATCACGTTGTGATCCCCAATGCTCTAGTGTCGCGGCAGCATCTGGAATTGCAAAGAGTTAATAGCGGGAGCTCCAGTCAGTGGTACTTAGTCAATTCCGGGACAAATGGCACTTTGGTTAACGGTATTCTCATGTCTCAGGGTTGGATATCCGACGGTGCTCTGATCCAGTTGGCGCGGGGCGGCCCAATTCTGCATTTCCAAGTTATTACTATTGAACTCGGCGGCAAAATTAAGGCGAACCCCAGCGTCAATGTCGCCGCCCCGCGGTGTAGCCACGCGGGAAACCCGCCGGGGAATTTATTTTGCATCCACTGCGGCGAACCGATTAAAGTCGAGCGCACGGTGCGCCACTACCAAGTGCTGCGAACTTTGGGCCAAGGCGGTATGGGGACAACGACTTTAGCCTGGGATCGAGATAAAGCGAAAGCTCAACAACCCGGAAGTTCCCCTGCAGCTTCTCTGGTAGTTCTCAAGGAAATGAATGCTGACATGGCTCAAATAGTCAAAGCTCAAGAACTGTTTGAACGTGAAGCTAAAACTCTCAAGGCCCTCCACCATCCGGGAATTCCTCAGTTTTTTGACTTTTTTGTGGAAGGGGGCAAAAAATACTTGGTGATGGAAATGCTCCACGGCGAGGATTTAGAAAAACGCATCTACAACCGCGGGCCAGTTGCTCCCCAACAAGCAATAGAGTGGATGATCCAAACCTGTGAGGTTTTGGACTACATTCACTCTCAAAAACCCCCGATCGTCCACCGGGATATTAAACCTGCTAATTTGCTGGTGCGCCACCGCGACAATCGCATTACAGTGCTGGATTTTGGTGCCGTTAAAGAAATCGGCACTCCTCCAGGGACTCGCATCGGCGTTGAAGGCTACACCGCACCAGAACAAGACCGGGGACAGCCTCTCCCTCAGTCGGATTTATATGCTATTGGGCCTACTTTAATTTTTTTGCTGACGGCCCAAAGCCCTCAAAACTTTTACGGGAAAATACCTGGAGGTTACGGGTTTAAGCTCGAAAATATTCCGACGATCGCCCCCAAGCTGCGAGAGACCATTTTGCGAACCACGGCAGCCAAGCCTGGGGATCGCTTTCAAACTGCTCAACAATTAGCTCGATCTTTAGCAGCTTCCCTTTAA
- a CDS encoding PD-(D/E)XK nuclease family protein, giving the protein MLRLSQTQLKILEECPRKFQHSYLELLATTASPEQKEKLTWGSHFHLLMQQRELGLPLEFIIQQDPELGRCVAAFINTAPELFANSENSDKIFRQAEHPRTLIFQDYLFTVIYDLLIAEPNAAQILDWKTYPRPQKSKWIAESWQTRLYLYVLVETSDYSPEQVSMTYWFVQLQGEEPPKKLTFDYNQTEHDRTKQDLTHLLQQLTDWRQRYTEGGEFLPQVEISSNLCDSCQFATRCNRTTDNTDSSPDLLAATPTDWLPNLAIIEEISI; this is encoded by the coding sequence ATGCTCCGACTCTCCCAAACCCAACTCAAAATCCTCGAAGAATGCCCCCGGAAATTCCAACACAGCTACCTCGAACTACTCGCCACCACCGCCTCCCCAGAACAAAAAGAAAAACTCACATGGGGAAGCCACTTTCACCTATTAATGCAGCAGCGAGAACTCGGACTTCCCCTTGAATTTATCATCCAACAAGACCCCGAACTGGGACGCTGCGTGGCAGCATTTATCAACACCGCACCCGAACTTTTCGCCAATTCAGAAAATAGCGACAAAATTTTCCGCCAAGCCGAACACCCTCGCACCCTAATTTTCCAAGACTACCTATTCACCGTTATCTATGACTTGCTAATAGCCGAACCAAACGCCGCCCAAATTCTCGACTGGAAAACCTATCCCCGCCCTCAAAAATCAAAATGGATAGCCGAAAGTTGGCAAACTCGCCTTTATTTATACGTCTTAGTAGAAACCAGCGACTATTCCCCCGAACAAGTTTCCATGACATACTGGTTCGTACAATTGCAAGGAGAAGAACCGCCCAAAAAACTCACATTTGATTACAACCAAACAGAACACGATCGCACAAAACAAGATTTAACCCACCTCTTGCAGCAGCTAACCGACTGGCGACAGCGCTATACCGAAGGCGGCGAATTCTTACCCCAAGTAGAAATTAGTTCCAATCTTTGCGATTCCTGTCAATTTGCCACTCGCTGCAACCGCACAACAGACAACACAGATTCCTCACCCGATCTTCTCGCAGCAACTCCCACAGATTGGCTGCCAAATCTTGCTATCATTGAGGAAATATCTATTTAA
- a CDS encoding serine/threonine phosphatase, translated as MLLCPRCQFENPNPNKFCQQCGNSLIYKPCHECGAQVAFSAALCQNCGVATGQVWRAIICGRSNFPAVEPDESTLPPPEFPQTPDIIPQTASPQNSAEPITDSIKTEITTDAPAITVEPTSPQPSDGEFSSREIEPVVAVGAIAPASFQTTEKSSNTALEREITASEPNFTTAPQPQQIQEATENPDSPNIADTSPPSPEFPIPNSEYLIPSQPAGAYLDTQQRYQLLETVPPRKRSDTVAVKVLDCQPLEMSPLKAMLAANSASVARRTSPYSAAISGENSTNPALAELCQGIAEPYLALRWQFSQNLPVIHDSWSDNEQAVLLLEDCSQWPLLVERWSQPETSTQQILYWLHEMTELWAALEPWRCRQSLLELTNLRVNPDSSFSLASLRLQYLYPEPAGSNLQLVDLGQLWQVIFSQSEHRTQFGALLDLLQQMYRGEINTIEELRSRLETVPLELQPPPSPSSTPTRRHYRSPDESPPDVGEVLTQPMPLQIYSLEDAGLTDVGRTRDHNEDFFSIWTQLNKIESSFGRIFQTKGLYILCDGMGGHDSGEIASQLAAETLREFFQTRWENQLPPAETIREGVLLANKAIFEINQKDGRSGSARMGTTLVAVLVQDTQFAVAHVGDSRLYRLRKGQTLEKITSDHEVGQREIKRGVDPETAYARPDAYQLTQAIGPRDSNFLKPDVQFLDLCEDTLLILASDGLTDNDLLETHWQNTLEPLFNPQADLDQGVAQLIELGNQRNGHDNITAIIIRAQVGAFRF; from the coding sequence ATGCTTCTCTGTCCCCGCTGCCAATTTGAAAATCCCAATCCAAACAAGTTTTGTCAACAATGCGGAAATTCCCTAATTTACAAACCTTGCCACGAATGCGGTGCCCAAGTCGCTTTTAGCGCCGCATTATGTCAGAATTGCGGCGTCGCAACAGGTCAAGTGTGGCGGGCTATTATCTGCGGTCGATCGAATTTTCCAGCAGTCGAGCCAGACGAGTCCACCCTACCCCCACCCGAGTTTCCCCAAACACCAGACATCATTCCACAAACTGCATCGCCCCAAAACTCTGCTGAACCAATCACAGACAGCATTAAAACAGAAATAACCACTGACGCACCCGCAATAACCGTCGAACCAACTTCTCCACAGCCAAGCGACGGCGAATTCAGCAGCAGAGAAATTGAGCCTGTGGTAGCCGTGGGGGCGATCGCACCAGCATCCTTTCAAACAACAGAAAAAAGCTCGAATACAGCACTAGAGCGCGAAATAACCGCATCTGAGCCTAATTTTACAACCGCACCGCAGCCTCAACAAATCCAGGAAGCAACCGAGAACCCCGACAGCCCAAACATAGCTGACACCTCCCCTCCATCTCCAGAATTCCCCATCCCCAATTCAGAATATTTAATCCCTTCCCAGCCAGCCGGAGCATATTTAGACACTCAGCAGCGCTACCAACTCCTAGAAACCGTGCCGCCGAGAAAACGCTCAGACACAGTAGCAGTAAAAGTATTGGACTGTCAGCCGCTGGAAATGTCACCCCTCAAAGCCATGCTAGCAGCCAACTCTGCCAGCGTCGCCAGACGAACATCCCCCTATAGCGCAGCAATCAGCGGAGAAAATTCAACCAATCCCGCCTTAGCAGAGCTTTGCCAAGGCATAGCTGAACCTTATCTGGCACTCCGGTGGCAATTCTCTCAAAACCTGCCAGTCATTCACGATAGCTGGTCAGACAACGAACAGGCAGTCCTGCTGCTAGAAGACTGCTCCCAATGGCCGCTGCTGGTAGAACGCTGGAGTCAACCCGAAACTTCCACCCAGCAAATTTTATACTGGCTGCACGAAATGACAGAACTCTGGGCTGCCCTAGAACCTTGGCGCTGTCGGCAAAGCTTGTTGGAACTGACAAATTTGCGAGTCAACCCCGACTCTTCCTTTTCCTTGGCTTCTTTGCGGCTGCAATACCTCTATCCCGAACCCGCGGGATCAAACCTGCAACTGGTAGATTTGGGGCAATTGTGGCAGGTGATATTTAGCCAGTCCGAGCATCGCACTCAGTTTGGCGCCTTGCTCGACTTGCTGCAACAAATGTACAGAGGCGAGATTAACACAATCGAAGAATTGCGATCGCGCCTAGAAACAGTTCCCCTCGAACTCCAACCCCCACCTTCACCAAGCTCAACCCCGACGCGCAGGCATTACCGTAGCCCCGACGAGTCGCCCCCCGACGTTGGCGAGGTCTTAACCCAGCCGATGCCACTCCAGATTTACAGCTTAGAAGACGCAGGCCTCACCGATGTTGGCCGCACGCGGGACCACAACGAAGACTTCTTCAGCATCTGGACTCAGCTCAACAAAATCGAAAGCTCCTTCGGTCGCATCTTTCAAACCAAAGGGCTTTACATTCTCTGCGACGGCATGGGCGGACACGACAGCGGAGAAATAGCCAGCCAACTAGCGGCTGAAACCCTCAGAGAATTCTTTCAAACCCGTTGGGAAAATCAACTACCTCCGGCAGAAACCATCCGCGAGGGAGTGCTGCTAGCCAACAAAGCCATCTTTGAAATCAATCAAAAGGACGGACGCTCCGGCAGCGCCCGCATGGGTACAACTCTAGTCGCAGTCTTAGTTCAAGACACCCAATTCGCCGTTGCCCACGTCGGCGACAGCCGCCTCTACCGACTGAGAAAGGGACAAACCCTAGAAAAAATCACCTCAGACCACGAAGTAGGCCAGCGCGAAATTAAGCGCGGGGTTGACCCGGAAACTGCTTATGCCCGTCCCGACGCCTATCAACTAACTCAAGCCATCGGCCCGCGAGACAGTAATTTTCTCAAGCCTGACGTGCAGTTTTTAGACTTGTGCGAAGATACTTTGTTGATTTTGGCTTCCGACGGCCTGACAGATAATGATTTGTTGGAAACTCACTGGCAAAACACTCTCGAACCCCTTTTCAATCCCCAAGCCGATCTCGACCAGGGAGTTGCCCAGTTGATTGAACTCGGCAACCAACGCAACGGTCACGACAATATCACGGCAATTATCATTCGGGCCCAGGTAGGCGCATTTCGATTTTAG
- a CDS encoding DUF4327 family protein, whose protein sequence is MSQQVIQPMVKFQRQVHSLVTSDIIKPTDSIWKIALLYGDEWPYWKQQLLEFDFSMQDPVSELIAVEAWDEE, encoded by the coding sequence ATGAGCCAGCAGGTTATACAGCCGATGGTTAAGTTCCAGCGTCAGGTGCATTCTCTCGTCACATCTGACATTATCAAGCCGACAGACAGTATTTGGAAAATTGCCCTGCTTTACGGCGACGAATGGCCGTACTGGAAACAGCAATTGCTAGAGTTTGATTTTTCTATGCAAGACCCCGTGAGCGAGTTGATAGCTGTAGAAGCTTGGGACGAAGAATAA
- a CDS encoding NF041680 family putative transposase, with the protein MKLEQLQEFRQLAYECLGQAKDATFELADAAMTTRHVSCLGDFALSPLFRREWSSVYEALQDCSPDREKLMQLYIQQMSQVERPVLAIDHTAWLRPHARTLKERTYEHQPTALPHGIPVGIGQGYSTIAWIPESSGSWALPLRHERITSWDNPIDKGAQQLAQLCQYLQNRPIVLFDSEYGCAPLVKATAAIAADQVMRIRSNRCLWSAPLSYSGKGRPRIHGNQFKLNDPQSWWEPEQTLECVEPKLGKIRLRKWDDLHFRGSPKHPMTLILVERLETVTGRLNSQPLWLVWVGIQMPSLAEIWQLYLRRFTIEHWYRLVKQTLHWTVPKLSTPEQCERWSDLMPLLTWQLWLAKDVVREIRLPTAIGSAGIDPWKGCTINASTFN; encoded by the coding sequence ATGAAGTTAGAACAATTACAGGAATTTCGTCAACTAGCTTATGAATGCCTCGGCCAGGCAAAAGATGCCACCTTTGAGCTGGCAGATGCAGCGATGACGACCCGCCACGTCTCATGTTTAGGAGATTTTGCCCTCAGTCCTTTATTTCGACGTGAATGGTCAAGCGTCTACGAAGCCCTGCAAGATTGCAGCCCAGACCGAGAAAAGTTGATGCAACTGTACATCCAACAGATGTCACAAGTAGAACGTCCAGTATTGGCGATCGATCATACAGCGTGGTTAAGACCCCATGCACGTACCCTCAAAGAACGCACCTATGAACATCAACCCACGGCCTTACCTCACGGCATACCTGTCGGCATCGGTCAAGGATATAGTACGATTGCCTGGATACCTGAAAGTAGTGGCAGTTGGGCGCTGCCCTTGAGACACGAACGTATTACGAGTTGGGACAACCCAATCGATAAAGGCGCTCAACAATTGGCGCAACTGTGCCAATATCTTCAGAATAGACCGATTGTTTTATTTGACAGTGAGTATGGGTGTGCGCCTCTAGTTAAAGCAACCGCAGCCATCGCCGCCGATCAAGTGATGCGTATTCGTTCTAATCGTTGTTTGTGGTCAGCACCTCTATCTTATAGTGGTAAAGGAAGACCAAGAATTCATGGGAACCAGTTTAAACTTAACGACCCTCAAAGCTGGTGGGAACCAGAACAAACTCTGGAATGTGTTGAGCCAAAACTCGGAAAAATTCGGTTAAGAAAATGGGATGACTTGCACTTTCGAGGCAGTCCCAAACATCCAATGACTCTAATTTTAGTCGAACGTTTAGAAACTGTAACGGGTCGATTAAATAGTCAACCTTTATGGTTAGTGTGGGTTGGTATCCAAATGCCATCTCTGGCTGAAATTTGGCAACTATATCTGCGTCGTTTTACCATCGAGCATTGGTATCGGTTAGTTAAACAAACCTTACATTGGACTGTGCCGAAGTTGAGTACCCCAGAACAGTGCGAACGATGGAGTGATTTGATGCCTTTACTAACCTGGCAATTATGGTTAGCTAAAGATGTCGTCAGAGAAATTCGTTTGCCCACAGCAATTGGCTCTGCCGGAATTGACCCCTGGAAGGGTTGCACAATCAATGCTTCCACTTTTAATTAA